ATATTCTTGTTTAAACGTCGACCATCGGCGGTTTAGCTTCAGGAAGAAACCGTTGACATTTTctctgaaatcgtcgacggttttcagTATGTTAGTTATGTTAATTAGCTATTAGTTATCAGTTTATTAGTTATGTTAGTTAGCTATTAGTTATGTTAGTTATCAATACATGTGTATAAATAAAGGTCTGATTGATGTAAAGATACAcaaaaaatacaatacaagtattTGATCATTTTCCTCTAAGACTGTTTTTTCTCTTTACTTTCTTGCAatactttttctttcttttattctgATATATTGCATCAGGAAACTATTTGAAGCCAATCATTTTTACAAAGGTCCGAGCATAGAGAAAAAATCAATACCCGCATGTATCAACATACCTTCTTAGAGCAGCTAGAACAAGATGACAATGAGGATGGCAAATGCCAGATTTGAaaacttgagagagagagatggtggcAGAAAGCCGCCTCGCTGCTCATTTCAAATAGGAGAAAAGGCATTTCCATTTTTTATGTGGCATTAAATCTGAGCCACCCAAACCTCAATGAAAAATGAACATGCGTTAGATTAATGAAGAGGCTTCCAAGCAGAGAGCCCATTGTGAATTCGTCCCTTCCAACCCTGCAGTAACCATTGGCCATCTAAATCAACTATAAAATCCTTGTGATAGCCTgattttacacactcctttgctGCCCTAACAATCTCCCTGTTCAAAGGCAGCTGCCTAAACCCAGCCCTAATATTTCGGGCCTGCCACTGCTTATATGTCTCTGGTCTCTCAATCCTCTCTAAGCCCTCATATGCAATGACATTCATTGCCTCACGCCCAATTAATTCCTTTTCAACCAGCATCCTCTCTGGAATATCCCGGGGAACGACACTTTCAAACATATCAAACAGAGAAGAATAGTGGAAGACAGCCTCTCGGAATCTCGTGAGGAAGAAGGGAGCACCATAGTTAGCATTCACAACTCCATGAATGAAAACATCTGGATTCATCTTTCTGATTAGGTTAAGAACCATATCCCGTGGACTCTCCAACATAACAGTCTCATCAAGTAGGCTTTTAAGTCGAAAGATACAGCTCACAACAAGCACCTCCTCTCTGTCAATCATAATATCATCCATGTGAATCATTTCCCATTTTTTTGCTATGGAATTGAACTCAAATGGAACATTAAAACTCTCCGCATAATTTGCTAAGCGACATCCTGTCTCCTCAACCATTTCTGCTGGTCTGAAACCTGGAAGTGGGAATTCAATCCCAGTAATCCGTAGCTTTGGAGGTACACCAGGCCGAGCTGAGAGCTGTTCTATGAAGGAAGGCCAATGGTAACCATAGGAAATTCCAAAGTCAATAATGTGGAGCCTTGTTGCTTTCTCAGCCACTTGCATAATTATCTTGCTTAAGAAGAAGTTTGCAATCTTCTGAAATGGGCACACAGCAAGAAACAGAcggtgagctttcaagatatcgGCAGCTGTTGATCTCCTGGCAAAAAGGGCACGGTCTATCTGACTTCCACGTCCAGCCAAGCGTGCTTCAAGGCCATTGGAGAAATAGGTGGCCAATCTCTGCATCCCATCTCCAGTAGGAGAGGAATGTTCTCTGATCTGCTTCAGAAGCTCAGTCACTGTCAGTTGATCATTAACTGCAATGGCTTCTCCGCAGAGGATTAGAAGAGTCCTCAAATCCACCAAATTCCTCTTACCTCCCTGTTTTGCACCACGGCCCTTTCTACTAGTAGATCCTTTGAGTTGACTATTTTGATGCATATTCTTCATTACTCTATTCTGCGAGGCATTGTCAAGTGCAGGTTGAGCTTTCTCTCTAGCACACAACAACATCATATCAAACACTTCTGTTCTTGCAGTTGATTCCGTATAAACAGCTGACAGCTTGCTACTCCTTCCTGCCTCTGAATCCACATCCTCCACATGAGGATTCTTCGTTCCTCTTGGATTCTTTTTTCCCTTTGACCCATCTAATGAGTACTCAATCCCTTGCTTCTTAACCTCCGCTGCTACTACAACAGCTTTAGCTTCTCTCTTTGGCTCATTGGGCAGCAAcagattattattcaaattaaCAAACGAATCACCATCTTTTGGAAGGAACTTGCTTGCTTCTTCAACCCCTCCCTGGGATTGAATAATAGACTTGCTCTCACCACAAATACCAGGAGCCCCAAGACTTCTTCCTGGATAATCCACAAACCCATCTACAAGATTAGCCTCGTTGCTTGACGAGCGGAATGATGATTGTGATGTGCAGTCTGCAGAAGTACTAAGTGCTTTACAAGAGATGTACTCACTAGAATTGCAATTCCACCTAGGATCTTCCAAATTATTAACGCCATTCCAGCTACTGTAATTGAATTCACTGCAATTCCCGGTGTAGTGTTCGTCCGAGCTCTCAAAACTTAGATCGAAAGGAGGCGGGAGCTGGTCCTTGGGTGAAGGAGGGTACTTCTCCCCGATAACCTCATAGAATGATCGCTCGGCAGCTTGAAGTGCCGACCAAGACTCCTGGAACATGCAATTCTTGTCATCCATATCTTCCTCCATAAGCATCTGGCTTATATACTTGAGTACTACATTACAAAAATCAATGTCCTCACACAATTCTCCCTGATCGCTGATCGCACTTGTGACTAAATTTCTAGGGTTTGGATCATGGGAAAGCAGAGGTGCATCCACAAAGTGTTTATCTGCGAGCGTGAACCCCTTGACAAGATTCACATCCGAGAGAACCGAAACGGTATCATCACTAAGTTCGCTTCCACTCATAGGATCCATGACCGTATATTTTATCAAATGTTGAAACTATATCAATACCAAAGtcttaaaatattaaattcactAACAAATTCTCTCCAAATTTCAAGCTTTTCCACCGATAAATGCAGTATCGCCTACATGATATATTCGCTCTCTTCATGCATTATCAACATCAGCAACAGCAACGACAAAGTAATTAAACATCGCAAACCCTAAACAGCTTACTACCGTACGAACCTAGATAATGAGGAAGAAAATCTTCAATTGACATTACATATCAGAAACTATACAAGAACCAACAGAAACCAATATCACTAACACACAAGGCTCCGAGCATTGAGAAAAAAAGAATCACTACGTGCATGGTCGAAGTTCGAACATACCTACTTAGAGGAGTTCGAGCGACAGGAAGATTACGATGGCGATGAAATGCCAGACAGAGAAACTGGTCGAGAGAGGTGGTGGGAGACGGCCGCGTCGCTGCTCTTTTGAAATAGGAGaaaatgcatttaaaaaaaattaattattttttggcATTAAATCTGAGCCGTCTGAACTTCAACGGCTGCAGATGGCCTATtgaccattttttttaataataaaaaaaatctcaaatccaTTTTGTAATGCTTTGAAGGGACAATTACGCAaactaatttaattaatcatGTTTACTAGTTGTTCCTCCGTACAATGTTAGTCAGTTATAATTTATTTTGCATTCAGGACTTTAATCAAACAAtcagacttaaaaaaaaaaaaatgactttgaCTCTTACGGCGGATaatggttattttttaaaataagatataatataatttaaattttagaaattaagagaatagttgtttttcatatattcctaattattaaattcaatatataataaaaaaggaATAAATATCTTTTCATGAAATTTGTGAATagttatttttaatatatttcttattatgaacttataaaatattttgtgttattatttattttataacaacAACATAATTTCTTATGTAACTAATTGTACTAGCAtactaaaactaatctattccttagaataaatattttacaaaccaaacgAAACCTTAAATTAATATGATGGGCCAAAAGATTTAGGGCTGTAAGTGGATCAAGTTTACTTGCAACCCAACAGCAAGCCCAAGTAactaaatgaattaaaaaaaaaaaaaacctaactaACTGAATTACCCTTCTTTAGAACCAATGGTTGCAGTCCATTTGGTTAGGATTTTCCATCTGTCATAACAAAAAAAAACTAACTGCAACTGCCATTATATCGCACGATAGCTGTCTTCAAGTTGAGTCACACGCACCACATTTTCTCCACCTTGAATCAAGCTTGTAGATTATCTTCACATTACCTAGCCACAACAGCAAACCACACATCTTTATTTTCTTGATCATCAGTGACTTTAAGCAAGTTTAGACAAAACTTGAACTTGCTTGTTGTCACAGCCTTTGTAATCATGTCTGATGAATTCTATTTGGTATGGATCTTTTCTAGAGATATATTCTCTTGCtgcattatattttctaataaagTGAAACTTAATGTctatatgtttgcttctttcatgatACATCAAGTTCTTAGGCAAATGTATAGAACTTTGATTATCAGAATAGACATTTACTTTTTCTTGATTTACCCCAAGCTCACCAATCAAACCTCGAAGCCAAAATACTTCTTTATCTACTTCAGTTGCATCTAT
This region of Malania oleifera isolate guangnan ecotype guangnan chromosome 10, ASM2987363v1, whole genome shotgun sequence genomic DNA includes:
- the LOC131165302 gene encoding scarecrow-like protein 14 codes for the protein MDPMSGSELSDDTVSVLSDVNLVKGFTLADKHFVDAPLLSHDPNPRNLVTSAISDQGELCEDIDFCNVVLKYISQMLMEEDMDDKNCMFQESWSALQAAERSFYEVIGEKYPPSPKDQLPPPFDLSFESSDEHYTGNCSEFNYSSWNGVNNLEDPRWNCNSSEYISCKALSTSADCTSQSSFRSSSNEANLVDGFVDYPGRSLGAPGICGESKSIIQSQGGVEEASKFLPKDGDSFVNLNNNLLLPNEPKREAKAVVVAAEVKKQGIEYSLDGSKGKKNPRGTKNPHVEDVDSEAGRSSKLSAVYTESTARTEVFDMMLLCAREKAQPALDNASQNRVMKNMHQNSQLKGSTSRKGRGAKQGGKRNLVDLRTLLILCGEAIAVNDQLTVTELLKQIREHSSPTGDGMQRLATYFSNGLEARLAGRGSQIDRALFARRSTAADILKAHRLFLAVCPFQKIANFFLSKIIMQVAEKATRLHIIDFGISYGYHWPSFIEQLSARPGVPPKLRITGIEFPLPGFRPAEMVEETGCRLANYAESFNVPFEFNSIAKKWEMIHMDDIMIDREEVLVVSCIFRLKSLLDETVMLESPRDMVLNLIRKMNPDVFIHGVVNANYGAPFFLTRFREAVFHYSSLFDMFESVVPRDIPERMLVEKELIGREAMNVIAYEGLERIERPETYKQWQARNIRAGFRQLPLNREIVRAAKECVKSGYHKDFIVDLDGQWLLQGWKGRIHNGLSAWKPLH